From one Populus alba chromosome 17, ASM523922v2, whole genome shotgun sequence genomic stretch:
- the LOC118039589 gene encoding AAA-ATPase ASD, mitochondrial — protein MIAAMANFLGYDLYDLELTTVKDNGDLRKLLIETTGKSIVVIEDIDCSLDLTGQRKKKEKDENDAETGKEKDPISKKKKEAEEESKRTGEVTLSGLLNFIDGIWSACGGEGIIVFTTNYVDRLDPALIRRGRMDKSIEMSYCRFEAFKCLIEALEASKEEARKESEEAMLKAEKADREW, from the exons ATGATTGCTGCTATGGCTAATTTCTTGGGTTATGATCTTTATGATCTTGAGTTGACCACAGTGAAGGACAACGGCGATCTTAGGAAGCTATTGATCGAAACCACTGGAAAATCTATCGTCGTGATTGAGGATATTGATTGCTCACTTGATCTTACAGGACAGcggaagaaaaaggagaaagatGAGAATGATGCAGAAacaggaaaagagaaggatccaatttctaagaagaaaaaggaggctGAAGAAGAGAGCAAACGGACTGGTGAGGTTACTTTATCAGGGCTTTTGAATTTCATCGATGGAATCTGGTCAGCATGTGGGGGAGAAGGAATTATTGTGTTCACTACCAATTATGTGGACAGACTGGATCCTGCTTTAATAAGGAGGGGGAGGATGGACAAGAGCATAGAGATGTCATATTGTCGCTTTGAAGCATTCAAG TGTTTGATTGAAGCTCTTGAGGCTTCAAAGGAGGAAGCAAGAAAAGAGTCTGAAGAAGCAATGTTAAAGGCTGAGAAAGCAGACAGAGAATGGTGA
- the LOC118039590 gene encoding putative UPF0481 protein At3g02645 encodes MSSCRSTMPSNANPNFDERRWIINIRRTLDEELEDDTEIPVCIFNVLKVLMTSCPDCYVPQQVAIGPYHYWRPELYEMERYKLAAAKRAQKRLESLKFSHIVDNLINLELKIRACYHKFLDFSNETLAWMMAIDASFLLEFLQIYAVKEGIVFTRVSSRMSHLVDYAGRKSAHNAILRDMVMLENQIPLFVLRKILEVQLPSLEMADDTLLSMLVGFYKEISPFKTLEDIPKINISQCAHLLDYLYDVIVPNFEAPEEINEDDDQLDAMQGKCLSSENSNLISRLSEGLVRLLKRLLFSRHVKAMLKLPWTIVSNLPGCSILKQPVEYLFFSQDREVKPENENLNSEHNKPPLAEEIAIPCVAELFRSGIRFAPSTGNILSISFDAKTDTFYLPSISLEVNTEVVLRNLVAYEASNASGPLVFTRYTELMNGIIDTEEDVKLLREKGIILNRLKSDAEVASLWNGMSKSIRLTKVPFLDKVIEDVNRYYNGRWTVKGGRFMKQYVFSSWQFLTLLAAIFLLLLMTLQVFCTVYRYTRMLHMRPPRN; translated from the coding sequence ATGTCTTCTTGCCGATCCACCATGCCCTCCAATGCAAATCCAAACTTTGATGAACGTCGATGGATAATTAACATTCGTCGAACACTCGACGAGGAGCTTGAAGATGACACTGAAATTCCTGTCTGTATTTTCAATGTCCTTAAAGTTCTAATGACAAGTTGCCCAGATTGCTATGTTCCACAGCAAGTTGCAATAGGTCCATACCATTACTGGCGTCCGGAGCTCTATGAGATGGAGAGGTACAAGCTCGCCGCCGCAAAAAGAGCTCAGAAACGCCTCGAAAGCCTCAAGTTTTCACACATTGTTGATAACTTGATCAACCTTGAGTTGAAGATTCGAGCTTGTTATCATAAGTTCTTAGATTTTAGTAATGAAACTCTAGCCTGGATGATGGCCATTGATGCGTCATTCTTGCTTGAATTCCTACAAATTTATGCCGTCAAAGAAGGGATCGTTTTCACTAGAGTCTCCTCAAGAATGTCACATTTGGTTGATTATGCAGGGAGAAAATCAGCCCACAACGCAATTCTCAGAGATATGGTAATGCTTGAGAACCAAATCCCATTATTTGTGTTGAGAAAGATTCTTGAAGTTCAATTGCCATCGTTGGAGATGGCTGATGATACGCTACTCTCAATGCTGGTTGGATTTTACAAGGAGATTTCTCCATTTAAGACGTTGGAGGACATTCCCAAGATCAATATCTCTCAATGTGCCCACTTGCTAGACTATTTGTATGACGTTATTGTGCCCAATTTTGAAGCACCAGAAGAGATAAATGAGGACGACGATCAGCTTGATGCAATGCAAGGTAAATGTCTGTCATCCGAGAATTCAAACCTAATCTCAAGGCTAAGCGAAGGTCTGGTGCGTCTTCTCAAAAGATTGCTATTTTCTAGACATGTTAAGGCCATGCTTAAATTGCCTTGGACAATCGTCTCTAACCTTCCTGGATGTTCAATCTTGAAACAACCTGTTGAATACCTTTTCTTCTCACAAGACAGAGAAGTCAAACCAGAGAATGAGAACCTGAACAGTGAACATAACAAGCCTCCCTTGGCAGAGGAGATCGCAATTCCTTGTGTCGCCGAACTGTTCAGATCCGGAATCCGTTTTGCACCGTCAACAGGTAACATCCTGAGCATTAGTTTTGATGCCAAGACCGACACATTTTACCTTCCGAGTATCAGTTTAGAAGTGAACACAGAGGTGGTCCTAAGAAACTTGGTAGCATACGAGGCTTCAAACGCGTCAGGACCATTGGTTTTTACGCGTTATACTGAATTGATGAATGGGATAATCGATACCGAAGAGGATGTGAAGCTGCTTAGAGAAAAAGGCATAATTTTGAACAGGTTAAAGAGTGATGCAGAGGTTGCCAGCTTGTGGAATGGGATGAGCAAATCTATTAGACTCACCAAGGTTCCTTTCTTAGACAAAGTGATTGAAGATGTTAACAGGTATTACAATGGACGATGGACAGTAAAAGGAGGTAGATTTATGAAGCAATATGTGTTTAGTTCTTGGCAGTTTCTCACATTGCTGGCTGCcatttttcttttgctcttgATGACATTGCAAGTCTTCTGCACTGTCTATAGATACACTCGAATGCTTCATATGAGACCACCTAGGAACTAG
- the LOC118039618 gene encoding histone H2B produces MAPRAEKKPAEKKPAEEKKTVAEKAPAEKKPKAGKKLPKEGGAAVVGDKKKKRVKKSTETYKIYIFKVLKQVHPDIGISSKAMGIMNSFINDIFEKLAQESSRLARYNKKPTITSREIQTAVRLVLPGELAKHAVSEGTKAVTKFTSS; encoded by the coding sequence ATGGCACCAAGAGCAGAGAAAAAGCCAGCGGAGAAGAAGCCGgcggaggagaagaagacagTGGCAGAGAAAGCCCCTGCAGAGAAGAAGCCAAAGGCAGGCAAGAAGCTCCCAAAAGAAGGCGGAGCAGCAGTAGTTGgagacaagaagaagaagagggtgaAGAAGAGCACAGAGACCTACAAGATCTACATCTTCAAGGTCCTGAAACAAGTTCATCCAGATATTGGGATTTCAAGCAAGGCGATGGGTATCATGAATTCtttcattaatgatattttcGAGAAGCTTGCTCAGGAATCCTCAAGACTTGCTAGGTATAACAAGAAGCCCACGATTACCTCGAGGGAGATCCAGACTGCTGTCAGGTTGGTCTTGCCTGGAGAGTTGGCTAAGCATGCTGTTTCTGAGGGAACTAAGGCTGTCACTAAGTTCACCAGTTCTTGA
- the LOC118039620 gene encoding protein RSI-1 — protein MASLSRNSPLVVLSLFLLITFSNVAEIHGAKLRPSECKPRCNYRCSATSHKKPCMFFCLKCCATCLCVPPGTYGNKETCPCYNNWKTKEGRPKCP, from the exons ATGGCTAGCCTCAGTCGCAATTCTCCCTTGGtggtcctctctctctttcttctaaTTACATTTTCCAACGTGGCTGAG ATCCATGGTGCCAAGCTTCGTCCTTCAG AATGCAAACCAAGATGTAATTACCGCTGCTCAGCAACATCACACAAGAAGCCATGCATGTTCTTCTGTCTGAAATGCTGTGCGACATGCCTCTGTGTTCCTCCTGGTACTTATGGCAACAAGGAAACATGCCCTTGCTACAATAACTGGAAGACCAAGGAAGGAAGACCAAAGTGCCCTTGA
- the LOC118039621 gene encoding uncharacterized protein, whose protein sequence is MDENSALIAQLLMEDEIEMRNRSGKGNVNINVNGKDQSDGGWKTVTYSKRNKKQQLPKVSNFPENSSSDHRRSNGVGGGEADVFRSIEQHSEDRRRRIAEESRRREEEESGEKDGSKRHSDEDDGESDDGDRGGAGEQVKKVKKPKAKKPKVTVAEAAAKIDAGDLGAFLVDITVSYETQQDILLMRFADYFGRAFSSVSSAQFPWLKIFKESSVGKLVDIPLAHISQDVYKTAVDWLGQRSLEALASFVLWSMDSIFADLASHQGVTKGSKKVVQQSPSKSLVAIFVVLAMALQRKPDVLINLLPVISENPKYQGQDKLPVTVWMIAQASQGDLVVGLYMWIRVLFPMLSGKSSSNPQSRDLILQLIERILSSPKARTILLNGAVKKGERLVPPSALELLMRVTFPVPSARVKATERFEAVYPTLKEVALAGSSGSKAMKQVTQQILNISVKAIGEGNSELSKEASDIFIWCLTQNPECYKQWDMFYLDNLKASVMVLRQLSDEWKDHSVKHSCLDQVSETLKSFRQKNEKVLAKAENSGDHASLKEADKYCKAILGRFSRGLGCIRSTFIVSAALAVGAVIMSQKEFWDLQKLSAMLNLPTS, encoded by the exons ATGGACGAGAATTCAGCTCTTATAGCACAACTTCTCATGGAAGACGAAATTGAAATGAGAAACCGTAGCGGAAAAGGCAACGTTAACATTAACGTTAACGGTAAAGATCAGAGCGACGGCGGATGGAAAACAGTTACGTATTCAAAGCGGAACAAGAAACAACAACTCCCAAAAGTTTCGAATTTTCCGGAGAATTCTTCCTCCGATCACCGACGATCTAACGGTGTCGGCGGTGGGGAAGCTGATGTGTTTCGTTCAATTGAGCAACATTCTGAGGATCGGAGACGGAGGATTGCGGAGGAGAGCCGGaggagagaggaggaggagagtggCGAGAAAGATGGATCGAAGCGGCATTCTGATGAGGATGATGGCGAGAGTGACGATGGAGACCGTGGTGGTGCTGGAGAACAGGTGAAGAAGGTAAAGAAGCCGAAGGCGAAGAAACCAAAAGTGACGGTGGCGGAGGCGGCTGCGAAGATCGATGCCGGTGATTTAGGCGCCTTTCTTGTTGACATCACT GTCTCGTATGAGACACAGCAGGATATACTATTAATGAGATTTGCTGATTACTTTGGAAGAGCATTTTCATCAGTGAGTTCAGCTCAGTTTCCTTGGTTGAAGATCTTCAAGGAGTCCTCTGTTGGCAAATTGGTTGat ATTCCTCTCGCACACATCTCTCAAGATGTTTACAAGACGGCAGTTGACTGGCTTGGCCAGCGATCTCTTGAAGCACTTGCGTCCTTTGTGTTATGGTCAATGGACAGCATTTTCGCTGACCTTGCAAGTCATCAAGGAGTTACCAAGGGATCCAAAAAAGTGGTCCAGCAATCGCCATCCAAGTCTCTG GTTGCCATATTTGTGGTTTTGGCAATGGCATTACAACGCAAGCCTGACGTGTTGATCAATTTATTGCCGGTAATTAGTGAAAATCCAAAATATCAAGGACAAGACAAGCTTCCTGTCACTGTATGGATGATTGCTCAG GCATCTCAAGGAGATTTGGTTGTGGGATTGTACATGTGGATTCGTGTTCTCTTCCCTATGCTGAGTGGGAAATCAAGCAGTAATCCTCAATCCAGAGACTTAATCTTGCAGTTGATTGAGAG AATCTTATCATCCCCCAAAGCTCGTACAATTTTATTAAATGGTGCTGTTAAAAAGGGTGAGCGCTTGGTACCACCTTCTGCTCTTGAGCTTTTGATGAGAGTAACCTTCCCAGTTCCTTCAGCTAGAGTTAAG gCAACCGAGAGGTTTGAAGCTGTTTATCCAACCTTAAAGGAGGTTGCTCTCGCTGGTTCCTCTGGAAGCAAAGCAATGAAGCAAGTAACGCAGCAGATTTTGAACATTTCAGTCAAAGCTATTGGAGAAG GTAACTCTGAACTATCAAAGGAAGCAAGTGACATTTTCATTTGGTGCTTGACACAGAACCCTGAGTGTTACAAACAATGG GACATGTTCTATCTGGATAATCTCAAAGCAAGTGTCATGGTTTTGAGACAGCTTTCAGATGAATGGAAGGACCACTCTGTCAAACATTCTTGTCTTGACCAAGTGAGTGAAACTCTAAAGAGTTTCAGGCAGAAG AATGAGAAAGTATTGGCGAAGGCAGAAAATTCAGGCGACCAtgcatccttgaaagaagcagACAAGTACTGCAAGGCAATTCTGGGACGATTTTCGCGAGGCCTTGGATGCATAAGAAGCACGTTTATTGTGTCTGCTGCTCTGGCTGTGGGAGCTGTTATCATGTCCCAGAAAGAATTTTGGGACTTGCAAAAACTCTCTGCAATGCTCAACTTACCAACCTCATAA
- the LOC118039619 gene encoding uncharacterized protein produces the protein MDPETALELVKQGATLLLLDVPQYTLVGIDTQMFTVGPAFKGIKMIPPGPHFVYYSSSSKDGKQFSPIVGFFVDAAPSEVIVRKWNQQEERLVKVPEDEEERFCQAVKSLEFDRYLGPYNLSQYGEWKRLSSYLTKTIIKRIEPIGGEITVACESEMDKNSPKTSIERALDAQLGTGKFQASTSVDQSKKRGCYYTTIPRVIKRRGMEGKELTSLNLDKTELLESVLIKDYGGSEDLLLGELQFAYIAFLMGQSLEAFFQWKSLVSLLLSCIEAPFRTRSHLFTKFIKVIFYQLKYGLQKDRKESNGAGIAVSSLLDKSWFSADSFLHRLCKDFFLLMQDATVVDGDLLTWTRKLKELLENILGWEFQQNSAVDGIYFEEDDEFAPVVEMLDESSFNGVPAA, from the exons ATGGATCCAGAGACGGCGTTAGAGCTGGTAAAGCAAGGAGCCACACTCCTCCTCCTCGACGTCCCTCAGTACACTCTTGTCGGCATTGACACTCAG ATGTTTACAGTGGGACCAGCATTTAAAGGCATCAAAATGATACCTCCTGGTCCTCATTTTGTTTACTACAGTTCTTCTAGTAAAGACGGCAAGCAATTCTCCCCTATCGTTGGCTTCTTCGTTGATGCGGCTCCGTCTGAG GTTATTGTTCGTAAATGGAATCAACAAGAGGAAAGGCTGGTGAAGGTTCCAGAAGACGAG GAAGAAAGATTTTGCCAAGCAGTTAAAAGTTTAGAGTTTGACAGATATCTTGGTCCTTATAACCTAAGCCAGTATGGAGAATGGAAGCGATTGTCTAGTTACCTCACAAAGACCATCATCAAACGAATTG AACCCATTGGGGGAGAAATAACGGTTGCATGTGAATCTGAAATGGATAAAAACAGTCCTAAAACATCAATCGAGAGAGCTCTAGATGCACAATTGGGGACTGGTAAGTTCCAAGCATCTACATCAGTTGATCAGTCCAAGAAGAGAGGATGTTATTACACCACAATCCCACGTGTTATTAAACGCAGAGGAATGGAGGGGAAAGAACTTACTTCTTTGAATCTTGACAAG ACTGAattactagaaagtgttttgattaaagACTATGGAGGTTCTGAAGACTTACTTCTAGGGGAGCTGCAATTTGCTTATATTGCATTTTTG ATGGGTCAATCACTTGAAGCATTTTTTCAGTGGAAATCTTTGGTTAGCCTTCTACTGAGTTGCATTGAAGCT CCTTTTCGTACAAGGAGTCATCTTTTTACTAAG TTCATCAAGGTCATCTTCTATCAACTGAAATATGGACTTCAGAAAGATAGGAAAGAAAGTAATGGTGCAGGAATAGCGGTATCATCATTGCTGGACAAGTCATGGTTTTCTGCTGATAGCTTTTTGCACCGACTTTGCAAG gatttctttttgttgatgCAAGATGCCACTGTGGTGGATGGAGATCTTTTGACATGG ActaggaaactgaaagaactaCTTGAGAATATTCTGGGATGGGAGTTCCAGCAGAATAGCGCAGTTGATGGGATATACTTCGAAGAGGATGATGAG TTTGCTCCTGTAGTTGAGATGTTGGATGAGTCGAGCTTCAATGGAGTTCCAGCTGCTTAG